A stretch of Aureispira sp. CCB-E DNA encodes these proteins:
- the phhA gene encoding phenylalanine 4-monooxygenase, whose product MRQEYDKYTAEHHQVWALMYQEQMDILTSRATKTYLKGIETVQFEEDKIPRFTIVNKALKTLTGWQVYAVPGIIDNKPFFELLAQKQFPATTWMRSLAQLKYIEEPDMFHDVFGHVPLLSEPYFAGFLNGLSQIALEFIESPTAVELMARIYWYTIEFGLIKEEETIKIYGAGILSSPGESVYSLSDQPEHFAFDLDKILGTPYIKDKFQAQYFITESYQQLYNSLPQLKERIKQAVESNLVVEDGQAFNFEDLLVTINN is encoded by the coding sequence ATGAGACAAGAGTATGATAAATACACTGCCGAGCACCACCAAGTATGGGCATTGATGTACCAAGAACAAATGGATATTTTAACATCTAGAGCTACAAAAACCTATCTTAAGGGCATCGAAACAGTTCAATTTGAAGAGGACAAAATCCCGCGTTTCACGATAGTAAATAAAGCCTTAAAGACATTGACAGGCTGGCAAGTTTATGCTGTTCCTGGAATTATTGACAACAAGCCTTTCTTTGAATTATTAGCACAAAAACAATTTCCTGCTACAACTTGGATGCGGAGTCTGGCACAACTAAAATACATTGAAGAACCAGATATGTTTCACGATGTTTTTGGTCATGTTCCGCTATTGAGTGAACCCTACTTTGCTGGATTTCTAAACGGATTAAGTCAAATAGCTCTAGAGTTTATCGAATCTCCCACTGCGGTTGAATTAATGGCGAGAATTTATTGGTATACGATTGAGTTTGGACTGATAAAGGAAGAGGAAACGATTAAGATCTATGGTGCAGGTATTTTATCCTCTCCTGGTGAATCCGTTTACTCCCTAAGCGATCAACCCGAGCATTTTGCTTTTGATTTGGACAAAATATTAGGTACTCCTTACATTAAAGATAAGTTTCAAGCACAGTACTTCATTACAGAATCTTACCAACAACTATACAACAGTTTGCCTCAACTAAAAGAACGAATCAAACAAGCAGTTGAGTCCAATTTAGTTGTTGAAGATGGTCAAGCATTTAATTTTGAAGATTTGCTCGTCACTATAAATAACTAA
- the aroC gene encoding chorismate synthase, with protein sequence MAGNTFGKIFKITTFGESHGTGIGVVIDGCPAGIELNLAYIQHQLNRRKPGQSKIVTQRKEADEFEILSGVFEGKTTGTPLTLFIANTNHKSKDYDHIKDKLRPSHADFTYRQKYVNRDYRGGGRASARETAARVAAGAIAQQILEQKGIVITAYVSQVGPLEIQQPKEELDFSLIEATPVRCPDISRAKEMEAYIKQIKKEGDTTGGVVSCVIQGCPVGLGEPIFDRLHAELGKAMLSINACKGFQYGSGFDGVCMRGSEHNDIFINDNGTIKTTSNYSGGIQGGISNGMDIYFRTAFKPVATIMRPQPSVDVNGNSVTVTGKGRHDPCVVPRAVPIVESMAALVLIDYYLLARTDHF encoded by the coding sequence ATGGCAGGCAACACATTTGGAAAAATATTTAAAATTACCACCTTTGGAGAATCACATGGAACAGGTATTGGAGTTGTTATTGATGGCTGTCCAGCAGGAATAGAATTAAATTTAGCTTATATTCAACACCAACTCAATCGCCGCAAACCAGGACAATCCAAAATCGTCACACAACGCAAAGAGGCAGACGAATTTGAAATTCTATCGGGCGTATTTGAAGGCAAAACAACGGGCACCCCCTTAACACTATTCATTGCCAATACCAATCATAAATCAAAGGATTACGATCATATCAAAGATAAACTTCGTCCCTCTCATGCCGACTTTACTTATCGACAAAAATACGTCAATAGAGATTACCGTGGTGGTGGTCGTGCCTCTGCTCGTGAGACCGCAGCAAGAGTAGCAGCAGGGGCCATCGCTCAACAAATTTTGGAACAAAAAGGTATCGTCATTACCGCTTATGTCAGCCAAGTTGGTCCTTTGGAAATACAGCAACCTAAAGAAGAATTGGATTTTTCGCTAATTGAAGCAACCCCTGTACGTTGCCCAGATATTTCAAGAGCAAAAGAAATGGAGGCGTACATTAAGCAAATAAAAAAAGAAGGCGATACAACAGGCGGTGTCGTTAGTTGCGTCATCCAAGGTTGCCCAGTCGGATTGGGAGAACCTATTTTTGACCGTTTGCATGCTGAACTAGGCAAAGCTATGTTAAGTATCAATGCTTGCAAAGGCTTTCAATATGGTTCTGGATTTGACGGGGTTTGTATGAGAGGTTCGGAACACAATGATATTTTTATCAATGATAATGGTACAATTAAAACCACTAGTAATTACTCTGGCGGGATTCAGGGTGGTATTTCTAATGGTATGGATATTTATTTTAGAACTGCTTTCAAACCTGTTGCAACTATCATGCGCCCTCAACCTTCTGTTGATGTTAATGGCAATTCGGTTACTGTAACGGGCAAAGGTCGACACGATCCATGTGTGGTACCAAGAGCAGTCCCGATTGTAGAGAGTATGGCAGCACTAGTTTTGATAGATTATTATTTATTAGCGAGGACAGATCACTTCTAA
- the aroB gene encoding 3-dehydroquinate synthase: MIQLQDYSIHFQDKNFALLREQLTTNAYSKIFVLVDSNTNRHCLPILQNALEGIELHIITIQAGEIHKNIETCQFIWKALMQQKADRKSVLLNLGGGVIGDMGGFCASTFKRGIDFIQIPTTLLAQVDASIGGKLGVDFELVKNSIGLFNNPQAVYLHTDFFKTLPKNELYSGYAEVVKHTLIQNKEAFLQLNQMDCIEHSDWESLVKDSLYIKKSIVEQDPFEENIRKSLNFGHTIGHAIESLSWETDAPLLHGEAVAIGMIAECYLSYKLLGLPQHELDLIGQYLKSLYAKFDLHKIHSTNIITLIQQDKKNEHQQICFTLLNKIGAFKINIHASEALILESLAYYNNL; the protein is encoded by the coding sequence ATGATACAACTACAGGATTATTCTATTCATTTTCAAGATAAAAATTTTGCGCTCCTAAGAGAACAACTAACAACAAATGCTTACTCTAAAATTTTTGTCTTAGTAGACAGCAATACCAACCGACACTGTTTGCCCATTCTTCAGAATGCTCTAGAAGGGATAGAGTTGCATATTATTACCATACAAGCTGGAGAAATTCACAAAAATATAGAAACCTGCCAATTCATTTGGAAAGCTCTGATGCAACAAAAAGCAGATCGAAAGTCTGTTCTTTTGAACTTAGGAGGTGGTGTTATTGGCGACATGGGAGGCTTTTGCGCCAGTACTTTCAAGCGTGGAATTGATTTTATACAAATTCCAACCACATTGTTAGCTCAAGTAGATGCGTCTATTGGTGGTAAGTTAGGGGTTGATTTTGAATTGGTCAAAAATAGTATTGGTTTATTTAACAATCCCCAAGCCGTCTATTTGCATACCGATTTTTTTAAAACATTACCCAAAAACGAACTGTATAGTGGTTATGCAGAAGTTGTCAAACATACTTTGATTCAGAATAAAGAGGCATTTCTACAGCTCAATCAAATGGATTGCATAGAGCATTCTGATTGGGAATCGTTGGTAAAAGATTCTTTGTATATTAAGAAATCCATTGTTGAACAAGACCCTTTCGAGGAAAACATTCGCAAAAGCCTTAACTTTGGGCACACCATTGGGCATGCCATCGAAAGTTTGAGCTGGGAAACAGATGCACCTTTACTACATGGAGAAGCCGTTGCAATTGGTATGATTGCAGAATGCTATTTGAGCTACAAACTACTTGGTTTGCCCCAACATGAATTGGATTTGATTGGGCAATATTTAAAATCATTATACGCTAAATTTGACCTCCATAAAATTCATTCCACCAATATTATCACCCTCATTCAACAAGATAAAAAAAACGAACACCAACAAATCTGTTTCACTTTATTGAATAAGATTGGTGCATTCAAAATCAACATACATGCTTCTGAGGCACTTATTTTAGAATCCTTAGCGTATTATAATAATCTATAA
- a CDS encoding PorP/SprF family type IX secretion system membrane protein, giving the protein MIKIIQKCIGAALLFSAFHLQAQQLPLLNHYIYNPYLYNPARTGQNDFGTASLHFKKQWTSLPSSPFSGVVSVESPIKTEKLGNMGLGGMLYVDQLHITTNVGGMATYAYHIPFQKEIDFKHGLSAGLSLGFVHQRFNYPDATVENPNDNQLLPSESSGTSFDFSAGLDYQWKELHVGVSMLQGLNTGLRLLNGSQSDLRYINTRQWLVSASYKHLFGPEDKKHRVYLQPIFMGRIIEDIPFQAEANVIVGLDGMGWLGIGYRSSNNTTATSSIDVTLGVEIKRQFIFAYTFGIGVDANMNASMGTQHEMMLAYRFGENKKIKQLENSMKEMEAKNQALQLNIENNRKTVDSLQTVLKETNSVIEKNTKSIEQQGNTIKENSSKIQKHDSAIKKNQDEINELRKMLENQPLKYKKIGEVFFNNGSTKLGATSEANLDAVKQALDQAKARGNEIRVYIKGNASTDGNAKRNMELSMRRATAVRQYLVNKGLDGDAVTLIPMGEEDPTDGTKANTNGDSKDRRVDIIFTEKKPKGRL; this is encoded by the coding sequence ATGATAAAAATAATTCAAAAATGTATAGGAGCAGCCTTGTTGTTTAGTGCCTTTCATCTTCAAGCACAACAACTACCTTTGCTCAATCATTACATTTACAATCCATATCTGTACAATCCTGCTCGTACAGGTCAAAATGACTTTGGAACAGCAAGTTTGCATTTTAAAAAGCAATGGACCTCTTTACCTAGCTCTCCTTTTAGTGGCGTTGTTAGTGTAGAATCGCCTATCAAAACAGAGAAATTAGGGAACATGGGACTTGGAGGAATGTTGTACGTTGACCAATTACACATTACTACTAATGTTGGAGGGATGGCCACCTATGCTTATCATATCCCGTTTCAAAAAGAGATTGATTTTAAGCATGGTCTGAGTGCTGGACTTTCTTTGGGTTTTGTCCACCAACGATTTAATTACCCTGATGCTACCGTAGAAAATCCTAATGACAATCAATTATTGCCTTCTGAAAGTAGTGGGACGTCTTTTGATTTCAGTGCTGGCTTAGATTATCAATGGAAGGAGTTACACGTTGGAGTTTCTATGCTTCAAGGTCTAAATACTGGTCTTCGATTGTTAAATGGCAGTCAAAGCGATCTTAGGTACATCAATACCCGTCAATGGTTGGTCTCGGCAAGCTATAAGCATTTGTTTGGACCTGAAGACAAAAAACATCGAGTGTATTTGCAACCAATTTTTATGGGTAGAATCATAGAAGACATTCCTTTTCAAGCTGAAGCTAATGTAATTGTTGGTTTAGATGGAATGGGATGGCTTGGTATTGGTTACCGTTCTAGTAATAATACGACTGCAACCTCTTCTATTGATGTAACCCTAGGAGTTGAAATCAAACGCCAATTTATTTTTGCCTACACGTTTGGAATTGGTGTAGATGCCAATATGAATGCTAGTATGGGGACGCAGCATGAGATGATGCTGGCTTATCGTTTTGGTGAAAACAAAAAGATCAAGCAATTGGAAAACAGCATGAAGGAAATGGAAGCTAAAAATCAAGCTTTGCAGTTGAATATTGAAAATAATCGAAAAACAGTTGATTCGTTGCAAACTGTTCTCAAAGAAACCAATTCGGTTATTGAGAAAAACACTAAGTCTATTGAGCAACAAGGGAACACGATCAAAGAGAATAGTTCTAAAATTCAAAAACATGATTCTGCTATCAAAAAGAATCAAGATGAAATTAATGAACTTAGAAAAATGCTTGAAAATCAACCGTTGAAATACAAAAAAATTGGTGAAGTATTTTTTAATAATGGCTCTACTAAATTAGGGGCTACTTCAGAAGCCAATCTAGATGCGGTAAAACAAGCATTAGACCAAGCCAAGGCTAGAGGAAACGAAATTCGTGTTTACATCAAAGGCAATGCTAGTACTGATGGTAATGCCAAACGAAACATGGAATTGTCCATGCGTCGCGCAACTGCTGTTCGTCAATATCTAGTTAACAAAGGGTTGGATGGTGATGCTGTTACGCTCATTCCGATGGGAGAAGAAGATCCTACCGATGGTACCAAAGCGAATACAAATGGTGACTCGAAAGATCGACGCGTAGATATTATTTTTACAGAGAAAAAACCAAAAGGTAGATTATAA
- a CDS encoding tetratricopeptide repeat protein: MTYISPIKTYFNTTLKHSPSLISLLLVIFLITGKKSYAQTPSNQLIKQSQKFFYTNPDSALFYAQKALEQSKIEQDSLQIACALKTIGIVYSFTQQYKKSVSFYYDALQLFGQLKEAKQIAQTENNLAIVYRDLGLYEQAAALHLNTLRFFESIEDTLRISQVYNNLGITYEKIKDFKTALKYYNKALNHTAKQDSITIGCIYLNLGVVYDLRDQNDTALYFYQKAAFIFSAIQSLDDLASTYLNMGALHIKTLTLDSALYYQEKAYQLQEDFFQNDVSYYTQLGEIYYKKKDYQQALKHLDHAYKLNSTVGSQKKLLATLGWLRETYAALGHYAQAYAYTVQEKMLKDSLYTSERIKLVESLEIQYDVEKKEQQIVVLNDHLELEQNKRLLAEQQAKIQRIYQNVSIVGIFIALLFVALLVNRMRIRKKLFLTREAALQQQHKISELERQQLQADLEHKNRALSNLALAAVQKNEMLDSLEEKLHLLTQENQKAAVSIKPIQKLLKQQVAIEEDWNEFKIHFEEVHPDFYKKLLAASDALTQNDLKHCTYMKVKLDSKEIARIMGISPKSVQMSRYRIKKKLQLGKEDDLFAFIERL, encoded by the coding sequence ATGACGTACATCAGTCCAATTAAAACCTATTTTAACACAACTCTGAAACATTCCCCCTCTCTGATTAGTCTACTACTTGTTATTTTTTTAATAACAGGCAAAAAGAGCTATGCACAAACGCCTTCTAATCAATTAATAAAACAATCCCAAAAGTTCTTTTATACCAATCCTGATAGTGCCCTGTTTTATGCCCAAAAAGCATTAGAACAATCTAAAATAGAGCAAGATAGTCTACAAATAGCCTGTGCCTTAAAAACAATAGGTATTGTCTATTCATTTACACAGCAATACAAAAAGTCTGTTTCATTCTATTACGATGCCCTTCAATTATTTGGACAACTAAAAGAAGCCAAGCAAATTGCTCAGACAGAAAATAATCTTGCAATAGTTTATAGAGACTTAGGACTATATGAGCAAGCGGCTGCCTTGCACCTCAATACTTTGCGTTTTTTTGAGTCAATTGAGGATACGCTACGTATATCACAGGTATACAATAACCTTGGGATTACTTATGAAAAAATAAAAGATTTTAAAACCGCTCTAAAGTATTATAACAAAGCTTTAAACCATACCGCTAAGCAAGACTCTATAACGATAGGGTGCATTTATTTAAATCTAGGAGTTGTATACGATTTGCGAGATCAAAATGATACGGCTCTATACTTCTACCAAAAGGCAGCTTTTATATTTAGTGCTATACAATCGTTAGACGATTTGGCAAGTACTTATTTAAATATGGGCGCCTTACATATCAAGACACTTACACTGGATTCCGCATTATACTATCAAGAAAAGGCTTATCAGTTACAAGAAGATTTTTTTCAAAATGACGTATCTTATTATACTCAACTGGGTGAAATTTATTACAAAAAAAAGGATTACCAACAAGCCCTAAAGCATTTAGATCATGCTTATAAACTAAATTCCACAGTAGGAAGTCAAAAAAAATTGTTGGCTACACTGGGCTGGTTAAGAGAAACCTATGCTGCCCTTGGACATTATGCTCAAGCATATGCGTATACTGTTCAGGAAAAAATGCTCAAAGATAGTTTGTATACTTCTGAACGAATAAAACTGGTAGAAAGCTTAGAAATTCAATACGATGTCGAGAAAAAAGAACAGCAAATTGTTGTATTAAATGATCACTTAGAGCTAGAACAAAACAAAAGACTTTTGGCGGAACAGCAAGCAAAAATTCAACGCATTTATCAAAATGTATCTATTGTTGGTATTTTTATAGCCTTACTCTTTGTTGCCTTGCTTGTTAATCGGATGAGAATTCGAAAAAAACTTTTTTTAACGCGTGAGGCGGCCCTTCAACAACAGCACAAAATTTCAGAACTAGAGCGTCAGCAGTTGCAAGCAGATCTTGAACACAAAAATAGGGCACTCAGCAACTTGGCACTAGCTGCGGTACAAAAGAATGAAATGTTGGATTCATTAGAAGAAAAATTACACCTACTCACGCAAGAAAATCAAAAAGCAGCCGTCTCTATCAAGCCTATCCAAAAATTACTCAAACAGCAGGTTGCTATTGAGGAAGACTGGAATGAATTTAAAATTCACTTTGAGGAAGTCCACCCCGATTTTTATAAAAAACTATTAGCTGCCTCCGATGCTTTGACTCAAAACGACTTGAAACACTGTACTTACATGAAGGTCAAATTGGATAGCAAGGAAATTGCCAGAATTATGGGAATTTCACCCAAAAGTGTCCAAATGTCTCGCTACAGGATTAAGAAAAAATTACAGCTAGGCAAGGAAGATGATTTATTTGCGTTTATTGAACGCTTATAA
- the mtaB gene encoding tRNA (N(6)-L-threonylcarbamoyladenosine(37)-C(2))-methylthiotransferase MtaB has product MATPKTVAFHTLGCKLNYSETSSIGRLFEEAGYNEVAFKEAADIYVINTCSVTDFADRKCRKTVRKALRHSPNAFVVVVGCYAQLKPDEIAEIPGVDLVLGAAQKFRILDYVDDLSKAPSKGMVKAGDVKEANEFVNAFSFGDRTRSFLKVQDGCNYKCSFCTIPQARGASRSNTIESIVQNAQEIAAMGIKEIVLTGVNIGDFGNGTEVIEGLKPKKEALFIDLIKDLDLVEGIERFRISSIEPNLLTNEIIEFVANSNRFVPHFHIPLQSGNNKQLRAMRRRYKRELYADRVASIRQHMPHCCIGVDVIVGFPGETDEDFKETYQFIQELDISYLHVFTYSERANTPAAEMDDVVPVHIRRERNEMLRILSEKKRRHFYEQYIGTQQVALLEGKNVEGKMTGFTQNYIKVAVDYDEKLINQLVPVQLNQLTHREEELMVDAIIL; this is encoded by the coding sequence GTGGCAACACCAAAAACCGTAGCTTTTCACACCTTGGGCTGCAAATTAAATTATTCTGAAACTTCCAGTATTGGACGTTTATTTGAAGAAGCAGGATATAATGAAGTAGCATTTAAAGAAGCTGCTGATATTTATGTAATTAATACTTGCTCCGTAACAGATTTTGCAGATCGAAAATGTCGAAAAACTGTTCGAAAAGCACTACGCCATTCCCCTAATGCCTTTGTAGTAGTGGTTGGATGTTATGCCCAATTAAAACCAGATGAAATTGCAGAAATACCAGGCGTTGATCTAGTCTTGGGTGCTGCTCAAAAGTTTAGAATTCTAGATTATGTAGATGACTTGAGCAAAGCTCCTTCCAAGGGAATGGTAAAGGCAGGCGACGTCAAAGAAGCTAATGAGTTTGTCAATGCTTTTTCGTTTGGCGATCGCACCCGCTCTTTCTTGAAAGTACAAGATGGTTGCAATTATAAATGTTCTTTTTGTACGATTCCTCAAGCTAGAGGTGCTAGTCGAAGCAATACCATTGAAAGTATTGTCCAAAATGCACAAGAAATTGCAGCTATGGGTATTAAAGAAATTGTACTAACAGGGGTTAATATTGGAGATTTTGGCAATGGTACGGAAGTTATTGAGGGGCTAAAGCCTAAAAAAGAGGCACTTTTTATTGATTTAATCAAGGATTTAGATTTGGTTGAAGGGATTGAGCGTTTTAGAATTTCTTCAATTGAGCCCAATCTATTGACGAATGAAATCATTGAGTTTGTAGCCAACTCCAACCGCTTTGTACCTCATTTTCACATTCCGTTGCAATCAGGTAATAACAAACAATTGAGAGCCATGCGCCGCCGTTACAAACGAGAATTATATGCCGACCGAGTAGCTTCTATTCGTCAGCATATGCCGCATTGTTGTATTGGTGTTGATGTCATTGTGGGTTTTCCTGGCGAAACCGATGAAGATTTTAAAGAGACCTATCAATTTATTCAAGAACTAGACATTTCTTATTTACACGTTTTCACCTATTCTGAACGGGCTAACACCCCTGCTGCCGAAATGGATGACGTTGTCCCCGTCCACATTCGAAGAGAACGAAACGAAATGTTGCGCATTTTATCTGAAAAGAAGCGTCGTCATTTTTATGAGCAATATATTGGCACTCAGCAAGTCGCTTTGTTAGAGGGTAAAAATGTAGAGGGCAAAATGACAGGCTTTACTCAAAACTATATTAAGGTTGCTGTTGATTATGATGAAAAACTTATCAATCAATTAGTTCCAGTACAATTGAACCAACTGACTCATCGAGAAGAGGAGTTGATGGTTGATGCTATTATTTTATAA
- a CDS encoding nitroreductase family protein: MSKYPFIPHSRPVLSDEQLLENSKTFYEEMDTRRTVRHFSSRPVPKEVIENIIKTASTAPSGAHKQPWTFAIISSPDMKRKIRIAAEKEEQENYHGRMSEEWIRDLEPLGTDEHKPFLEDAPYLIAVFKKAYDIHPEGKRKNYYVNESVGLAAVFLIAAIHQAGLCSLTHTPSPMNFLEQILERPKNERAILLLPVGYPSEEAVVPDIQRKPLEEVSVWY; this comes from the coding sequence ATGAGCAAGTATCCATTTATCCCTCATTCTCGCCCCGTCCTTTCTGACGAGCAACTGCTAGAAAACTCTAAAACTTTTTATGAAGAGATGGATACTCGTCGTACCGTGCGACATTTTTCTAGTCGCCCTGTTCCCAAAGAGGTGATTGAAAATATCATCAAGACAGCTTCGACGGCTCCTTCTGGTGCACACAAACAACCTTGGACATTTGCAATTATTAGTTCTCCTGACATGAAGCGCAAAATTCGAATTGCCGCAGAAAAAGAAGAGCAAGAAAATTATCATGGAAGAATGTCTGAAGAATGGATTAGAGATTTAGAACCCCTTGGCACGGATGAACACAAACCATTCTTGGAAGATGCTCCTTATTTAATTGCGGTCTTTAAGAAAGCTTATGACATTCATCCAGAAGGCAAACGCAAGAATTATTATGTAAATGAATCGGTTGGATTAGCCGCAGTTTTTTTGATTGCAGCCATTCATCAAGCGGGTTTGTGTTCCTTAACGCACACACCTAGCCCAATGAATTTTCTAGAACAAATCTTAGAACGTCCTAAAAATGAACGAGCTATCTTATTGTTGCCTGTCGGCTATCCGTCAGAAGAAGCGGTTGTTCCAGATATTCAACGCAAGCCACTAGAAGAAGTTTCTGTTTGGTATTGA
- a CDS encoding T9SS type A sorting domain-containing protein — MKQVLLVILVIGLGLNAVWAQEGHKKRHKHPQKLNKEARAALQKFHKEEVYPIKKAAHDQFLAALKQEDRDFLAQKRIEEKALHTEMRLLHKEMRTYKETGKSRDEIRAMRQSKLEPLREKRKALMESMKPFMERNKDLIKESMEPMKANHEAWKAKKEAILDKYLSEAEKAKRKECKEERKKGGAHKTSEGHPRKGKRAVRFVLWDGEMKAPKERKGNTSINSKTNIEEVQQQGFTLNTYPNPAISQTTILLNLAETSTKVKVSLTNAEGQQVWSKNYNKLAAGEHQIDVNLQKVASGQYFCTVEVGEERMTKPLVVNK, encoded by the coding sequence ATGAAGCAAGTATTGTTAGTAATATTAGTAATAGGACTGGGTTTAAATGCCGTATGGGCGCAAGAAGGACATAAAAAAAGACATAAGCATCCTCAAAAATTAAATAAAGAAGCGCGAGCGGCTTTGCAAAAATTTCATAAGGAAGAAGTTTACCCAATCAAAAAGGCAGCACATGATCAATTTCTAGCAGCTTTGAAACAAGAGGATAGAGACTTTTTGGCACAAAAAAGAATAGAAGAAAAAGCCTTGCATACTGAAATGCGTTTACTACATAAGGAGATGAGAACATACAAAGAAACGGGTAAAAGTAGGGATGAAATCCGTGCAATGCGCCAAAGTAAGTTGGAGCCGTTAAGAGAAAAACGGAAAGCACTTATGGAATCTATGAAGCCTTTTATGGAGCGCAATAAGGATTTGATTAAAGAATCAATGGAACCTATGAAGGCAAATCATGAGGCGTGGAAAGCGAAGAAAGAAGCTATATTAGATAAATATTTATCGGAAGCAGAAAAAGCAAAACGAAAAGAATGTAAGGAGGAAAGAAAAAAAGGAGGAGCACACAAAACCTCAGAAGGACATCCTAGAAAAGGAAAGCGGGCAGTTCGATTTGTTTTGTGGGATGGCGAAATGAAAGCACCCAAAGAACGCAAAGGCAACACTTCAATCAACTCAAAGACCAATATTGAAGAAGTGCAACAGCAGGGATTTACCTTGAATACATACCCTAATCCAGCTATTAGTCAAACTACAATTTTACTGAATTTAGCAGAGACCTCAACAAAAGTAAAGGTAAGTTTGACCAATGCAGAAGGGCAACAAGTTTGGAGTAAAAACTACAATAAATTGGCAGCAGGCGAGCATCAAATTGATGTTAATCTCCAAAAAGTGGCAAGTGGACAATATTTTTGTACTGTAGAAGTTGGAGAAGAGCGTATGACAAAGCCATTGGTTGTCAATAAGTAG